From one Dermacentor andersoni chromosome 1, qqDerAnde1_hic_scaffold, whole genome shotgun sequence genomic stretch:
- the LOC126543323 gene encoding uncharacterized protein — MALMFVHAHHGCSVEIINLFFYYSEFQSQVLRLLNIVRLTVQEILSNLDAYVAQGKVTSAPAVLVQQPFETVDALLNFEASLGPEDANVLANELVQLGGRNTNAAVKRMLIYLFADKLAAEHSWHGKKGKWKFADLRLCQHLFTTVKRHFPQSTKDDVEPTTNSWLRHTPERANGRKGARDK, encoded by the exons ATGGCTTTAATGTTTGTTCATGCACATCATGGTTGCTCTGTTGAAATCATTAActtgtttttttattattcagaATTTCAATCACAGGTACTTCGGCTGTTAAACATCGTCAGGCTGACTGTACAGGAAATTTTGAGTAATCTGGATGCCTATGTGGCTCAAGGCAAGGTGACCTCTGCACCCGCTGTACTAGTGCAGCAGCCATTTGAGACGGTGGATGCCCTTCTGAACTTTGAAGCATCACTTGGTCCAGAGGATGCTAATGTCCTG GCCAACGAACTTGTGCAGCTTGGGGGTAGGAACACAAATGCGGCAGTTAAGCGTATGCTTATTTACCTCTTTGCCGACAAGCTGGCTGCTGAACACTCATGGCATGGGAAGAAAGGAAAATGGAAGTTTGCTGATCTTCGGCTGTGTCAGCATTTGTTCA CTACTGTCAAGAGGCACTTCCCGCAAAGTACAAAGGATGATGTTGAGCCAACCACTAATTCATGGCTTCGTCATACTCCTGAGAGGGCTAATGGAAGAAAGGGAGCTAGAGACAAGTGA